Genomic window (Sediminispirochaeta smaragdinae DSM 11293):
GTTCGGTCGTAAAAGCCACGATGTTATCGCTTCCCGTGATACGGGCAAAAGGATGATCCATCGGGTAGCCCTTCAATTCGACACGGCAGTTTCCCGACTCGTCGATGGAACCGACATACTTGAGCATCTTGTTCTCAGCCTGGGCACCCTTAAGCAAGCTGTCCATCTCCTCGTCTATGTCGCTCAGCCGTTTCATGAAGTCCGCAACCGAAACGTCTACAAGATGCGGAGGGACCAGGCTTTTCACCGGAACATCCTCGACCTCAACGGGGTAACCGACCTCTCGGGCAAGAATCACCGTTTTTCGAACAATATCCATTCCCGAAAGATCATCCCGAGGATCCGGCTCGGTATAACCCAACTTTTTCGCTTCGGCAACCAACGAGCTAAATGGCGAGGAACCGTCGAATCGCCAGAAAAGATAGGCCAGCGTGCCTGAAAAAACGCCTTCAATGCTTATTATCTTGTCTCCGGTACGGATAAGCTCGCGCAAGGTTCCAATAATAGGCAGACCGGCACCAACGGTCGTTTCATATAAGAAGTGGCGACGACGGCAATTGGCGATTTCCGTCATTTTCGTGTACTCATTCCATGGTGCCGTACCGGCTTTTTTATTGGGGGTGATGATATGAATTCCGCGATTCAACCACTCTGCATAACGTTTGGGAAGTTCATCGCTGGAGGTACAGTCGATGATCACCGCATGAGGGAAATAGTCTGCAGCAACATGGTCGACGAAGCGATCGATATCAGCCTCTTCTGCATGCTCTTCAAGCGTCTTTTTCCAGCCGTCGATATCGATTCCCTGCTCGGCAAGAGTCATCCTCCGGCTATCGGTAATCCCCCGAACCCGAAGATCGAGGTTGAAGGCTTTACGAAGCGCCTTACTTTCACCTGCAATCTGATTGATGAGGGTTCCACCGATCAGTCCAGGCCCGATAATCCCGATACTGAGACTCTGGGGGGAAAGATAGAAGCCAGCATGTACGGCTCGAAGCGCCCTGGCCGAATCGGAACGACGTATCACCGCGCTGATGTTTCGCTCCGATGAGCCTTGTGCAATGGCTCGTACATTGACACCGGCCTTACCAAGAGCACCGAAGAAATTCGCGGCAATTCCGGGAATACCGGACATCTGATCCCCTACCGCAGCAAGGATGGCACAATCCCCTTCTATATCGATAGAGTTGATTCGATACGTGGCGAGCTCGGAGGCAAAGGCCCCTGTCGCAGTCTCTTTCGCCTCTTCCCCCTGCGAGGAAGGAACGGCACAGCAAATCGAATGCTCGCTGGAGGCCTGGCTGATCAGAATAACGGAGATTCCTTTTCCGTTTAGGGCACGAAAAAGTCGGGCGGAAATTCCGGGAACACCGATCATCCCCGCCCCTTCAATATTCAAAAGTGCGATATCCGAG
Coding sequences:
- the thrA gene encoding bifunctional aspartate kinase/homoserine dehydrogenase I; translated protein: MSGWLVHRVDGRACGSREGINRLKEILSDGTDMRSVVSVASEKDVTEILISLIHLAMARNEQLWGRMEELRENRFSMIDEMVPSLYRDQFDERLRRDFHDLEDIIRAVWLVRDCSDRTRYYISSLGTIWITAAIAARLKAEGLSVRYGNAEEVLVIRYSESGPEVCWSETELRWKNFLEKDNSFDVLVVPGGLATLENGGGASFHSDGAEMTATIFANLVEAEEVRIWTSVDGVMSADPNMVPGSEVIPELTYQEATELAFFGADILHPPAMTPAMIKDIPICISPFTHPDFPGTRISGTPTNGADHPVKGFSIISDIALLNIEGAGMIGVPGISARLFRALNGKGISVILISQASSEHSICCAVPSSQGEEAKETATGAFASELATYRINSIDIEGDCAILAAVGDQMSGIPGIAANFFGALGKAGVNVRAIAQGSSERNISAVIRRSDSARALRAVHAGFYLSPQSLSIGIIGPGLIGGTLINQIAGESKALRKAFNLDLRVRGITDSRRMTLAEQGIDIDGWKKTLEEHAEEADIDRFVDHVAADYFPHAVIIDCTSSDELPKRYAEWLNRGIHIITPNKKAGTAPWNEYTKMTEIANCRRRHFLYETTVGAGLPIIGTLRELIRTGDKIISIEGVFSGTLAYLFWRFDGSSPFSSLVAEAKKLGYTEPDPRDDLSGMDIVRKTVILAREVGYPVEVEDVPVKSLVPPHLVDVSVADFMKRLSDIDEEMDSLLKGAQAENKMLKYVGSIDESGNCRVELKGYPMDHPFARITGSDNIVAFTTERYRQQPLVIQGPGAGPEVTAGGVFADLLRLASYLGAKL